Proteins found in one Polyangiaceae bacterium genomic segment:
- a CDS encoding acylneuraminate cytidylyltransferase family protein, with protein sequence MNARSVLALIPARGGSKSVPRKNVLPIAGRPLIAYSIDQALQSAYVTRTIVSTDDEEIAEIASHAGAEVPFLRPPQLATDTATDLDVFRHALTWLRDVEAYTPDLVVHLRPTGPVRDVRKIDDAIEAMQENPAADSLRSVGLAEQTPYKMWKIESGLLKPVLEIPGVREAHSMPRQKLPPAYWQNGYVDIVRARTVLEKASMVGDVVLPFVVNEPVVELDYPDQIPALTSAVERMLRGEIQEEASWTRHPA encoded by the coding sequence ATGAATGCCCGTAGTGTGCTCGCACTGATCCCGGCCCGCGGCGGGTCGAAGAGCGTGCCGCGCAAGAACGTCCTGCCCATCGCCGGGCGCCCGTTGATCGCCTATTCCATCGACCAGGCGCTGCAGTCCGCCTACGTGACCCGAACCATCGTCTCCACCGACGACGAGGAGATTGCGGAGATCGCGAGCCACGCGGGAGCAGAAGTGCCCTTCTTGCGCCCGCCCCAGCTCGCCACGGACACCGCGACGGATCTCGACGTGTTCCGGCACGCACTGACCTGGCTCCGCGACGTCGAAGCCTATACGCCGGACTTGGTGGTGCATCTCCGGCCCACCGGTCCCGTGCGGGACGTTCGCAAGATCGACGACGCCATCGAGGCGATGCAAGAAAACCCGGCCGCGGATTCGCTGCGGTCCGTGGGCCTCGCGGAGCAGACCCCCTACAAGATGTGGAAGATCGAGAGCGGTCTTCTGAAGCCCGTGCTCGAGATCCCCGGGGTGCGCGAGGCGCACTCGATGCCGCGGCAGAAGCTGCCGCCGGCGTACTGGCAGAACGGATACGTGGACATCGTTCGCGCGCGGACGGTGCTGGAAAAAGCGTCGATGGTGGGCGATGTCGTTTTGCCCTTCGTCGTGAACGAGCCGGTGGTCGAGCTCGATTACCCCGATCAGATCCCGGCATTGACGTCCGCCGTGGAGCGCATGCTGCGCGGCGAGATCCAAGAGGAGGCGTCGTGGACACGACATCCGGCTTGA
- a CDS encoding Gfo/Idh/MocA family oxidoreductase, translating to MRLRALMVGLGGVGQRHVRNLRQLMGDDVDLVAYRVRKESAVLSDALTVTPDAELEQRYGIRAFGELSRALAEKPNFAIVANPTSLHVGVALEAARAGCDLFLEKPVSHDLTGLGELSRIARDKGLMVSVGYQLRKHPGFSRLRSWLDKGRVGSLFAARFEVGEYLPGFHPYEDYRRMYASRADQGGGVTLTQIHEIDLALALFGMPRRVFSVGGRYGSLDIDVEDVAVSILENTRADGRPLPIALHQDYLSRPKRRGASFAGDRGRIDWRLDDGTLTLWGTDGNVVEKHDDSAHPRNQLFLDELSEFLTAVRTRRPAGVSLDEGVASLRIALALRASQASGKPAVPKEL from the coding sequence ATGAGGCTTCGCGCGCTGATGGTGGGGCTCGGCGGGGTGGGGCAGCGCCACGTGCGCAACCTCCGCCAGCTGATGGGCGACGACGTCGATCTCGTTGCCTACCGTGTGCGCAAGGAGTCCGCAGTGCTGAGCGACGCGCTGACCGTGACTCCGGACGCGGAGCTGGAACAGCGCTACGGCATCCGCGCCTTTGGCGAGCTGTCCCGCGCGCTCGCCGAAAAGCCGAACTTCGCCATCGTCGCGAACCCCACCAGCTTGCACGTGGGCGTCGCCCTGGAGGCCGCCCGAGCGGGCTGCGATCTGTTCCTGGAGAAGCCCGTTTCCCACGACCTGACGGGCCTCGGGGAGCTGTCTCGGATCGCTCGTGACAAGGGTTTGATGGTCAGCGTCGGCTATCAGCTCCGCAAGCACCCGGGGTTTTCGCGGCTCCGCTCCTGGCTCGACAAGGGCCGCGTCGGATCGCTGTTCGCCGCGCGCTTCGAGGTGGGGGAGTACCTGCCGGGGTTTCATCCCTACGAGGACTATCGGCGGATGTATGCGTCCCGCGCCGACCAGGGAGGCGGGGTCACCCTGACCCAGATCCACGAGATCGACCTGGCGCTCGCGCTGTTCGGGATGCCCCGGCGGGTGTTTTCCGTCGGCGGGCGCTACGGCTCCCTGGACATCGACGTGGAAGACGTTGCCGTCTCCATCTTGGAGAACACCCGCGCCGACGGCCGGCCGCTGCCCATCGCCCTGCATCAAGACTACCTTTCGCGACCCAAGCGTCGGGGTGCGAGCTTCGCCGGCGACCGCGGCCGCATCGACTGGCGGCTGGACGACGGCACCCTGACATTGTGGGGAACCGACGGAAACGTCGTCGAGAAGCATGACGACTCCGCCCACCCGCGGAATCAGCTGTTCTTGGACGAGCTGTCCGAGTTCTTGACGGCGGTTCGAACCCGACGGCCGGCCGGCGTCTCGTTGGACGAGGGTGTGGCCAGCCTGCGCATCGCCCTCGCGCTTCGCGCATCTCAAGCCAGCGGCAAGCCTGCCGTTCCCAAGGAGCTGTGA
- a CDS encoding sugar phosphate isomerase/epimerase yields MIPSGFRLGVMQGRLSPRPPDRLQAFPHASWREELSLASDLALDAVEWIYEAERADENPICSSTGRLAIRETQARTGIAVRSVCADYFMVHQLSQPNVVKRRDNARRLEMLIGWAAEIGARRILLPLLEEAAPDTEDKRAAVRDAVRACLPMADAMGVVLGLEMEIPGAEYASFVRSFGHPRVRAYYDTGNSAAQNVDIASDVLPLLPMLEAVHVKDRVVGGGSVPLGKGSANFSGFFDVLARAHFGGDFVLQHYFDREPRFDALRAINYVRLELGRANREAA; encoded by the coding sequence ATGATCCCATCTGGCTTCCGTCTCGGCGTGATGCAAGGTCGGTTGTCTCCGCGACCTCCCGATAGGCTGCAGGCGTTCCCCCACGCGAGCTGGCGCGAGGAGCTCTCGCTCGCGAGCGATCTGGCGCTCGACGCCGTGGAGTGGATCTACGAGGCAGAGCGCGCGGACGAAAACCCCATCTGCTCGTCGACCGGGCGTCTGGCAATCCGGGAGACTCAAGCTCGCACCGGCATCGCGGTTCGCAGCGTGTGCGCGGACTACTTCATGGTGCACCAGCTGTCGCAGCCGAACGTGGTCAAGCGTCGCGACAACGCTCGCAGACTGGAGATGCTCATCGGCTGGGCCGCGGAGATCGGCGCTCGCCGCATCCTGCTCCCGCTCCTGGAAGAGGCCGCTCCGGACACCGAAGACAAGCGCGCGGCGGTGCGCGACGCGGTACGCGCCTGTCTGCCGATGGCGGACGCGATGGGCGTGGTGCTGGGCCTGGAGATGGAGATCCCGGGTGCCGAGTACGCGAGCTTCGTACGGAGCTTCGGTCACCCGCGAGTGCGGGCGTACTACGACACGGGAAACTCCGCCGCTCAGAACGTCGACATCGCGAGTGACGTCCTTCCGTTGCTGCCCATGCTCGAGGCCGTCCACGTCAAGGATCGCGTGGTGGGCGGCGGAAGCGTGCCGTTGGGCAAGGGCTCGGCGAACTTCTCCGGGTTCTTCGACGTGCTGGCTCGCGCGCACTTCGGCGGCGACTTCGTGCTCCAGCACTACTTCGATCGCGAGCCGCGCTTCGACGCCCTGCGCGCCATCAACTACGTGCGCCTCGAGCTCGGCCGGGCCAACCGGGAGGCGGCATGA
- a CDS encoding N-acetylneuraminate synthase family protein, whose protein sequence is MARVMIGNLPVGDDAPCYVVGEIGINHNGDLNLAKKLVDVASIAGCQAVKFQKRTVEVVYSAEELARPRDNPFGASNGDLKRGLELDADAYHHISTYCADKNIQWFASCWDEASVDFIEQFQPPAYKLASASLTDDALLRHHRRMGRPIILSTGMSTLEQVDHAVDVLGTDDLVILHTTSAYPAKVADLNLAMIPKLRERYGVPVGYSGHEVGLAASFAAVALGACMVERHITLDRAMWGSDQAASVEPQGLMKLVRDIRTIQIALGDGEKRITADEVPVMKKLRRVG, encoded by the coding sequence ATGGCGCGAGTGATGATTGGCAACCTGCCCGTGGGCGACGACGCTCCCTGTTACGTCGTTGGCGAGATCGGCATCAACCACAACGGCGATCTCAACCTCGCCAAGAAGCTCGTCGACGTGGCTTCCATCGCCGGCTGCCAGGCCGTGAAGTTCCAGAAACGGACCGTGGAGGTGGTGTATTCCGCCGAAGAGCTGGCGCGGCCCCGCGACAATCCGTTCGGCGCCAGCAACGGAGATCTCAAGCGCGGGCTCGAGCTCGACGCCGACGCCTACCATCACATCAGCACGTACTGCGCCGACAAGAACATCCAGTGGTTCGCCTCGTGTTGGGACGAAGCCAGCGTGGACTTCATCGAGCAGTTCCAGCCTCCCGCCTACAAGCTCGCCTCGGCGTCGCTGACGGACGACGCGCTCCTTCGGCATCACCGACGGATGGGCCGTCCCATCATCCTTTCTACGGGCATGAGCACCCTGGAGCAGGTCGACCACGCCGTGGACGTGCTGGGAACGGACGACCTGGTGATCTTGCACACCACCAGCGCGTACCCCGCGAAGGTGGCGGACCTGAACCTGGCGATGATCCCGAAGCTCCGCGAGCGCTACGGCGTGCCGGTGGGCTACTCCGGGCACGAGGTGGGTTTGGCCGCGAGCTTCGCCGCCGTCGCCTTGGGCGCGTGCATGGTGGAGCGCCACATCACCCTGGACCGGGCCATGTGGGGCTCCGATCAGGCCGCCAGCGTCGAGCCTCAAGGCTTGATGAAGCTCGTGCGTGACATTCGCACCATCCAGATTGCCCTCGGCGACGGAGAAAAGCGCATCACGGCAGACGAGGTCCCCGTGATGAAGAAGCTCCGCCGGGTGGGTTGA